The Phycodurus eques isolate BA_2022a chromosome 8, UOR_Pequ_1.1, whole genome shotgun sequence nucleotide sequence TGTCTTGGTGAAGAAGGATGTACTGGTCAATCCGCCTTCCCACCCTAAGCTATGGTCACGAGGACATGCCTCAGGATCTCCCTGGAAAAGTGTCCATGATTTGGTTTACAGTAGTTAACCCTTTAAAAATTGTATCTTCTGTTGAAGTAGACTTTGAATGAGAGTATTTTCTGTAGATGAAGGACGACCCGCAGGCTGGCTTCAACATTGAATCCTTAGTGGTTACCACACTGGACCTCATGGAGGCGGGCACAGAAACAGCGGCCACCACCTTGCGGTGGGCTCTGGTGTACATGATGCACTATCCGGAGATACAAAGTGAGTGAGGCCGTCGCGGTTCAAATCTCAACGGACAACAATTCACCACTTCTGATTTGTGTGGGTCTCCCCAGAGAAAGTCCAGGCGGAGATCGACAACGTGATCGGACAATCTCGCCAGCCAGCCATGTCCGACAGACCGGCTATGCCATACACCGAAGCGGTCATCTACGAGATTCAGAGGCTGGGCAACATCGTTCCCTTGGGATTCCCCAAGATGGCCAGTAAGGAGGCGTCACTGGGAGGATACATCATCCCAAAGGTAAAAGGCTATCAAACTGGGGGAAAATAATTTGTGGATCTAATCATTATAGacgtgcctaccaaatttcatgttgcaaaaCAAAGCCTGCTTCAGTTGCTGGAATTTCAAAATGGGGAAACTTGTGTTTTACAGAGTCATTCAACTTTCCACCATCCAAAATTTACATTTCTGGCAATTTAAGCTGCCCAGACGTGTCTAGAACACTGACTGAGGCTCATTTGGACAAATTCCCTAGTAGGAGTTTTTCAAACTACAAGCCCTGGAATTCACCAGCAAAATGACCattgcaaaccaaaatggctgacttcttgTTCAAGTTCGGGCATGGGTCCTTTAGACgtttttgtgcatcctgttatgtTCAGCACATGCACCCAAATTCGTGTTGATCGGTGAAACAGTTGCTAGGggctcattttttccccccaaatttcCCAGTGGCAGTACTTGAGTGATAAATGGTTGATTcagaccaaaatggctgacttccttttCTTGTACTTGTTCATGCCTCCCTTCAGTATAGATATGTCCATCCAATTTCGTGTTAATTGTTAAAACTGGTGTAGggggggcacacacacacacacacatatatatatatatatatatatatatatatatatatatataatttttttttttaataacgttCATGGGGGCAAGAAAATAAACGATAAACAGCCATTCCAAGAGGGTTTAGAGTCTGAAATGTTATGACAATATGAAACTACGACTAGGACATCAACACTTCCTCCTGACTGCTTTCCAGGGCACAGCCATAATCACCAACTTGGCATCTGTGCTTTTCGACAAGAACGAGTGGGAAACCCCGGACACGTTCAACCCTCAACACTTCCTGGATTCAGAGGGCCTGTTCCGTAGACGAGACGcctttcttccattttctgcaggtctggctcaaaaacACAAGCCCTCCCCACCAAGTTTTGGGCTCAAGGGCaacatgagatttttcaaatgggACAGATGGGCAAGATCATTTGtagctgaagtaaaaaaaaaaaatattaaaaacaaaatgaaattattattatttttttttttactatgtatgtaaaatatgattttttcttctctcctttTAATTGTATTACTTATTGCATATaagtcaaactcaggcccgggggccaaatttagcccacaatgtaattatatttggcccgcaagaccatattaaatgtatattagagctggcccgctagtatatagcacatgtgccactaatattacaaatcccagaatgctttgctcgtgtgttgccccatcagtctagaccggcgagcgtcCCTTTCCATTTCTGTTGCAATCGTTAGCAAcaatgctaccagtctcctcgagcaaatttacacttccccttcccaaaaatggccaaacgaaagatggaaaacagctAACTTCCAAGAAAGGTGGGAGACAGATTATCTGTTCATCTGCTCCCCCTTGAAACTCTGCTTCgccttcttgacttggcaaagctcgttttcctgcttcctcctcttgcgaaccatggattcgttgatcttgaattttcccgcggctgctcgattcccatgttcctccgtgtaactgATAACTTGCAGTTTCTCTTCGTCGgtgggtccttagccaaaccgatgcacataccggaactatataccaaCTGGGGGCGTGCGTTTACCCCTTTAACGTCCTcctgctgtcctcagtcacgtccgccttcctctatataagcagcatgtcggcaggaaatgctcccagtcagtcaagtggagcgctcattaaagtcacacaacaacatttacagattttagaACTCGGTGTACACATaaaggcgcgccacattataaggcgccccgtccattttggacgcaaagttcaaaagccagcatctgtgatggtatggggctgtgtttgtgccaatggcatgggtaactaacacatctgtgaagtcaccattaatgctgaaaggtacatacaggttttggagaaacatatgttgccatccaagcaacgtctttttcacggacgaccctgcttatttcagcaagacaatgccaaaccacattctgcacgtgttacaacagcgtggcaaacgtttattgaatgttgttaaaagaaaaggtgatgtaacacagtggtaaacatgaccctgtcccagcttttttggaacgtgttgcagccataaaattctcagttagtgattatttgcgaaaaacaatcaagtttatcagtttgaacatgaaatatctttgtAATAAACGTTTTTGTAatgtatacaattaaatatgtaaatatataaatgtatgttttacacaacgtcccaactgcattggaattggggttgtacaaagaaTAAGTTAACCATttcaattgattaattaatttaaaaaatatatatattttataaccaattatttaatttgatgaattaattttaaaataattgtatctAACAAATTttagtaggaaaaaaaatgcaaaattaatggaacaaatattacaggactcggCGGATTCAAAACGTTACCCATTGCTGGTTTAAAAGCTGCCGAACTGCTCGTTTCGTCCTCCCAGGTAAGCGAGCGTGTTTGGGTGAGCAGCTGGCGCGTATGGaactcttcctcttcttcacgGCGCTGCTGCAACGCTTCACCTTCACCGCCATCCCAGGAGAGAAGCCCAGCCTGGAGGGCCTACAAGGTTTCACGCAGTCCCCCGAAGAGTTCCGGACTCTCGCCGTACCTCGCTGATGGCCTCCCTGCCCAGAACAGCGCACAGTTAGGGGCAACATCAATTGGAGTTGTTAtgattttatcttttattacagcaatggatttgaaataaaacaacacgTGATTCTTTAAGTGTTGACTTTCAGCTTCAATTTGAGGggctttataaaaaaatatggtaTATACGATTTAAGAATGACAGACATTTTCTGTACAATACCACCATTTTTAATATTACTGAGGATATGAAaggtttacacacccctgtcaAAATTCAAGGTTTTTATGAtacaaaagataaataaataaattagaccaagacaaatcatttcaaaaccttgtCCACCCTTAATGTGACatgaaacatgaaatttggtggctATGTCTATCATAGAAGGACGTACAAAAAATATGCCCCaatttgaacaggaagtcaggctTTTTGGTTTCAAGCAGTTGTTGTGGGCGAATTCCAGGGCTTGTACTTCTactggggaaataaaaaaaatgtcagcaccTTTAGGTCAAGAAACATTgtaaaaacataacaataataataataaaagagtaTTACTTAGAAGATGGGTCCTGAAGAGGTGGACCTGTTTAAGATGCCCCACAATTGTCTGTAAATGTGAgagttacttttaaaatgtgcaaaacaGTGCATGACAGGGATCGCTGTACAATTTTCCCATTTTGCTAGGATGTGTTTGTTTGGGTGACTCTCAAGTAGCCTGCAGccttaatttaattacaggagCTATTTGCAAACGATTGGCGTCACTCGCGGGGCATATGAGTGCCACGCCGGCCAAGCGGGACTAACACAACAACCAGGCGGGACATCATGTTGATGTACGGCGTGTTCCTGGGCCTGAACGTCTGGGGCGTGCTGCTTTTAAGTCTGGCTCTCGTCCTCCTGGTGTGCAGCGTGGGCAAAAAGGAGCCACCCGGCTTCCCGCGGGGGCCTCTCGCCCTTCCGCTCCTCGGGAACGTCTTCAACATTGCCGTCAAGCAGCCTCACACGTACCTGACGCAGGTAGGAATTCATGCATTACACACTTTATCATTATTCCACTTGGAAACACCTTTTTTGGCGCCtcaacaaacaatcaaaattaCAGATTTTGTAAGTGAATTATTGAGTAGCACCCTCtgtaaagttggaaaaaaataaccccAGACAATGGTTTGActgacatgaaattgggtggacatgtctatcataacaggactcacaaaaatgtctcatggACCCAttcctgaaattgaacaggaagtcagccattttgtttgaATCAGCCATTCTAAGGTGAATTCCAGGCCTTTGAAAGACTTAAAATAAATTAGCCCACAACACCTGTTTTGCTGATCGTCATGAAATTGGCTAACCCTTATCATAACAAGGCACATGAAAACATCTCAAAGACCTAAATTAAATAGAAAGTCAGTCATATTGATTCAAAGAagccattttggggaaaatgcaaGGCTTGaaagttgggggaaaaaaaagtttctcgTTTCTCTGATCAACATCAATTGTTTCACTCATCAACATCAAATTGGGTGCATGTCTATCGTACCATAATGCCCAAAAAGTATCGAAGGACCCGTGCCTTAAATTGAGCAGCACATGGGAGTATTTTGTAGTATACTAGTCCGAAGAAAATACTGATTATCTTGTTAGTTGCATAATACCTGCTAAAAGTAAATAATCATTGAAAGTGAACACTGTGTCTCACTTTTCAATACCATCCCACATGTTGAAGTAGTTTAGCTGTACCACACCAGACTGGAATCTTCTCCCATGGCTTTGTCTACTCTGGCATTGGAATTGGTAACTGCCAGCGTGCCGCTAACCAAACGCGTCACACAGGGAATATTGTGCTGGAATAATAACGCACCTCAGCTGACAACAGAGCGCCATTGTCCTGTGCGTCCGCAGTTGGCCGACACCTACGGGAATGTGTTCTGCATCCGAGTGGGACAAGAGAAGACGCTGTTTGTGTGCGGGTGGAAGATGGTGAAGGAAGTGCTCGTAACGCAGGCCGACGCGTTTGCCGACAGGCCGCACCAAGCCTTGTATTCCAGACTGTACAATCGACACACAGGtggtgcacacgcacacgcgggCATACACGCACGCAGACTGACAGGTGAGAGTTGCTCTGTTTGCACCTCTAGGGGGTCTTTTGTGCAGCAATGGCAAGACGTGGAGGAGGCAGCGTCACTTCGCCATGGGCACCCTGCGCACCTTCGGCCTGGCCAACGGCACCATGGAGAGGAGCATCTGCCGGGAGAGCCAACAACTGCACCAGGCCATCCGCAAACACAAAGGTTACTCCGAAAATATTACAGACGAGGGATGGGACGGAATTTGCATTGGTTGACTTGAAGTTAGGGTTCAGTCA carries:
- the LOC133405991 gene encoding cytochrome P450 2J2-like isoform X2, with amino-acid sequence MYGAWQRRLGKCVRLPGDNFQGVVLSNGYLWKKHRKFTVTHLRYFGEGQRSLENYIKVECSFLCEAFKEEQGKPFNPHYTITNAVGNIISSVLFGHRFEYTDGNFRKFLELDNEAILLFGSLQTQLYNVFPSLFNYLPGPHQTVLANYKVIELFLQKEVQKHQEEWNPDQPRDYVDMYLAEMDKMKDDPQAGFNIESLVVTTLDLMEAGTETAATTLRWALVYMMHYPEIQKKVQAEIDNVIGQSRQPAMSDRPAMPYTEAVIYEIQRLGNIVPLGFPKMASKEASLGGYIIPKGTAIITNLASVLFDKNEWETPDTFNPQHFLDSEGLFRRRDAFLPFSAGKRACLGEQLARMELFLFFTALLQRFTFTAIPGEKPSLEGLQGFTQSPEEFRTLAVPR